Genomic segment of Actinomycetota bacterium:
ATCTCCCGCGGGTCACCGCCGCCTACCGGGATTCCGAGAAAAAGCTGGCCCCCGGGAGGGTGGAGTTCAGGGCCCGACGCGCCGACGGCGGCTACCTGTGGGTGGAATCGGTGGGCAACCCCCTCTTCGACGAGGAGGGGAACCTGCTGGGGGCCATCTTCGTCACCCGGGACATCTCGGAGCGCAAGAAGATGCAGGAACGCCTGGAGCGCCTGAACCGCTGCTTCCTGGAACTGGGCCCCGAATCGCTTTTAAACATAGTAACTCTGGTGGACGCGGCTAGGGAGATCCTGGAACCCGCCCTGGTGGTCTACGGACGTGTGGATCGCGGCCGCTACCAGGTCTATGTTTCCGCCGACCCCACCTGGAAGGGGTCGGCAAGCAAGGATGACGGCGGGCAGGGAGGTCCGAGCGATGTACCGAGGGCGGGCGGCGGATCCTTCCGCGAGGTGGAGGCCCCCGAGGAAATGGTCTGCTACCGGGTGGTGCGGGAACAGCGGGAGACCCCGGTGTGCTACGAGGACCTGGAACCAGCCGATTATTTCAGGTTGGGGCTGCCCGAGGGGGCCAAGGGACTCCGCTCCTTCCTGGGCTACCCGGTGCGGGTGGAGGGACGGGTGGTGGGATGCCTGGGCGCCTTCCGGGACCGGCCCGGACCCTTCGAACCCGAGGAGGCCTACCTCCTGGGCATGGTAGCCAGGGCGGTGGCCGGGGAGGAGGCGCGCCTCGCCCACCGGGAGGAGCTGCGCGACTTCATGGATATCGCCTCCCATGAGCTGCGCCACCCCATGACCATCATCAAGGGATATACCTCTACCCTCAGGAAGTACCTGGAGCGCATGGACCACAAGGCGGTGCGGTCCATGCTCGGGGACATCGAGAGCGGGGTGGACAAGATGGAGAGGATGATCTACCAGCTCCTGGATGCCGCCCGCCTGGAACGGGGGAGGATCTCCCTGGAGATGGAAGAGGTGGACCCCGCCCGCCTGGCCGCGGACCTCCTGGAGGAGGCGCGCGCCAGGTGGCCGGAGAACCCTTTCACGCTGTGTGCCCCGGCCGGCCTTCCCTCCGTCCGCGCCGACTTAGAGAAACTGGGCCAGGTGCTGGTCATACTCCTGGAAAACGCGGTCAAGTACTCGCCGCCGGGTTCCCCGGTGGAGGTGGAGATTGGCCCGGGCGAGGAAGGAGAAGTGGTCTTCTCCGTCCTGGATCGAGGCCCGGGAATCGCTGAAGGGGAGTGGGAGAAGGTCTTCGAGCGCTTCTACCAGGCGGACGGGCCCCGGAAGCGGCCCACCCACGGGCTGGGGCTGGGGCTGTACATAGCCCGCCGCATGGTGGAGGCCCATGGCGGGAGGATATGGTACGAGCCGAGGGAGGGCGGAGGTTCTTGCTTCCGCTTCACGGTCAGAACCGCTCGGGCGGGCTGAAACACCGGCGGCACCTTTTTAATAATCCCTGCAGCGGCTAATAGCTCCTTCCACCCAGGGAAGTTTTCCCTTCCGCTCCAGGTACCGTCTTGCCTCTCACACGACGAGGAGCTACCTTCTCGAGCGTTCGGCGAAGGGAATCCTCAAGCGAAATATCGCCCCGGGAGATAGGGGACCTGCTTCACCAGGTGCAGGATGAACCTCTTCCGGGACTCGTCCAGTCGGGCGAACTGCAGGACCAGGGCGGCCGCGATGCCCAGGGGCAGCAGCCTCTTGAGCAGGCCGCGAAATCCCTTCCTGGAATTTTCTTCCTCCACGATGACGGGAATCCGAGCCATCGTCTCTCACCTCCCCGAAAAATCCTCGGCCATACGACCGTTTCCGGCACCGGACATGGTGAACCCGTCACCATTTTCGCATTCCCGCGCGTTCCCCTTCATCCCCTCCCTGCTATGCACCAGGCTCACTCGTACCTGTCCACCAGGTCGGCGGCGATGATGCCCGAGCCGATGGTGGTGGGGACACCGCCCCCGGGATGGGTGGAGGCCCCGGCCAAGTAGAGGCCTTTCACCGCCCTCGACCTGGAGCGGGGGCGGAAGACGATCTGCGCCGAGAGATCCTGCTGCAACCCGTAGATGGCCCCGCCGGGATTGCGCAGGCGCCGCTCGTAGTCCAGGGGGGTGAGTATCTCCGCCACCTTGACGTGTTCCTCCAGGCCGGGAACCGCTTTCCGGGAGAGCCAGGCCACGGCCTCCTCGAGGAAGCCCCTCTTCTCGCGATCCCAGTCCGTCCTCTCCAGGCGATAGGGTCCCATGAGGATGACGTTGAGGACGTGGTGGCCCTCCGGGGCCAGCGAGGGGTCGGACATGGTGGGCCAGCACACCAGTCCGAACTGTTCCCGCGGAAGCAGGCCCCGGAGGCAGCTGTTCCACCAGTAATCGTTCATCTCCTCCAAGGGAGCGGTGATGATGGTGTGATGGGCGTTGAGGGGCGGCTCGTAATCCACCCCCAGGCAGAGCATGATCGCGGAGATGGAGGGCTGGTAGCTGCGGATGCCGTAACGCACCAGCGGGGGGAGGTGTTCCTCGCCCACCAGGTCCAGGTAGAGGGTCCGGGCGTTGATGTCGGAGACCACCGCGTGGCAGGTGATCTCCGTCCCGTCCTCGAGGACCACCCCGCGCACCCGTCCCCCGCTTACCAGCACTCTTTTTGCCGCGGCGCCCAACCGTAGTTCCATGCCCCTTTCCTTCCCGCAACGCGCCAAGGCCCCGGGGATGGAGACCATGCCTCCCCTCGGATACCAGACCCCCTCGTGCTCGCTGTATCCCAGGATGGCGAAGACGCCGGGAGCCAGCTCCGGGGGGAGTCCCACGTACCAGGCCTGGAAGGACATGGTCTCCAGGACCCGCGAGTCCTTGAAGTAGCGGGAGAGCACGCCCTGGTAGGAACCGGTGAAGAGTTCCCGGTACTTGAGCAACCCGGGGGTACGCGCGAAGACGCGCAGCAGGTCCCCGAAGCCGTTCATGGGGCTGGTGAAGAAGCCCTTGCGGGTCTCGGCCAAGAAGCCTCCCATGCGCCCGGCGAATTTTTGGTAATTCTTACCATCAGCCTCCGAGAGGCGGGAGAGGGCCTCCTCGGTGCCCTCTAGGGAGCGGGGGATGGTCACCTTCGTGCCGTCGCGCAGCACGCACGCGTACACCGGGTCGCAGGGGATGAGGTCCACCTCCTGCTGGAAGGTGGTCCCCAGGCGGCGGAAGGCCTCCTCGATGGGGCTGATGACCTCCACGATGGAGGCCCCCAGGTCGAACCGGAAGCCCTCCCGCTCGAAGGTGGAACAGCATCCACCCACCAGGTCACTCTGTTCCAGGACCAGCACCTTGCGCCCCTGCCCGGCCAGCACGGCCCCGGCGGATACCCCGCCGCATCCCGCGCCTATGACCACCACGTCGTAATCGGCCATCTCTCCAACCTCCTTGGAGTCACCCATGAAAATCGTTGTCAAGACAACTACTTGCAGGCCCGCTCCTTTAAGGTCTCCTGTTTAAGGACCAGAATCGATCACCTATCCGTGCTCTTACAATCGGACACACTTTACTTCGGGAGCCGGCCTCTCAATCAGTCCCTTTCCCTGTCCGGCACCTTCTTCTCCCCGATTTACCATCTGTCCCTGCATTTAATACCCTATACCCATTGGATACTGAATTTCGGCAGGCTTACCGAAAATTGAAACCTTGCAGGATGAAGCCCGGTGCTTTCAACGGCACAACACCGGTACACAGCCAATACGCCTACAGCATTCCGTCGTCTTCGGTCACCCCGTCGAGACTCGACCCTCAGACTTGTTTCGCTACCCCACGTCCATTACCGCATACCCCGGGGGTAGCTAAAAACAAGTTCGGACCCCTTGGACTTAGATCCTTATCCTCAGGTCGGAGAGGGGGAAGGACATGCAGGGGTGGATGAAGCCGGCCCTCTCGTCCACCCAGCGCTTGAGCACCCTCTCGGGGACGAAGACCTTCCCCTCCACGAGCCTGGTGCGGCACACGCTGCACTCCCCGGCCCGGCACAGGGCCTCCACGGTGAGGCCTGCCCTCTCCAGGGAACACATGAGGGGGCTCCCCGCAGCGGGCGGAAAAGGTCCTTCCCGTCCGCTCCTCGGTCACCGTGAAGAGGGCCTCGGGGTCCGCCCCCGGCCAGCCGGGCTCGGTGGTGATGTCCTGGAGAGGGCCGTAGGCCTCGCGCTTGATCCTCCGCCGGGGCACCCCCAGGGAGAGAAGGGCCTCGGTGCATAGGGGGTAGAGGGGGGCGGGGCCGCAGAGGAAGAAGGTCTTCTCCTGCGGGTTCTCCACCAGGCAGGAAATGGTATCCTTGTCCAGCAATCCGCAGAGGCCGGCATAGCCCTCCGGGGGCTCGGAGATGACCAGGTCCATCCGGAACCAGTCCTCCCCTTCCGCGAGCTCCCGGAGCTCCTCGCCGAAGATCACGTCCCCGGGGTTCCGGCTCCCGTAGAGGAGGTGAATGCGGAAGGGCCCTCCCCTCTCCGCCCGCTCCCGGATGATGGAGGCGAAGGGGGTGATGCCCGAGCCCCCGGCCAGAAAGACCTGCTCCCGGGTGTCGGTGAGGGGCTCAGGGTAGAAGCTCCCCGCGGGACCGGTGGAAAGGAAGGTGTCCCCCACCCCCACCCGGTCCAGCAGGTAGTCGGAGACGAAGCCGTTCTCCACCCGGCGCACGGTGAGGTCCCAGTAGTCCCTGCCCGGGGGGGAGGAGATGGAATAGGGCCGGGAGGTGAGCACCCCGTCTATCTCGCAGAAGAGGTTTACGTACTGGCCAGCGCGGAAGGAGGGAAGCTTCCCTTCCGCGGCCTCCATCCTCAGGGTCCTGGTGCTCTCCGTCTCCTGGATGACCTCCGCCACCCGCAGCCTCACCCGGTCGGGGTGGAGGGAGGAGAGGGCTCTCTCCACCACTATGTTGGGGGTTTCCCTGAGCTCCACGCCCTCCACCTGCTTCTCCAGGTCCGCCCGCAGCCTGGTCAGCGCCTCCGCCGACGGTCCGCCCTTCTCCAGGTCCTTGAGGACCTGGCGGGCGGTGAGGTACCCGGAGTACAGGGAGGGCTCGTACCCGCCCCCGATGTTCACCCAGGCCCCCGCGAAGTAAAGCCCCTCCACGGGGCCCATGGCCGGCATGCGCGTGAGGCCCGTCCCGGCGAAGTTCTCGTCGAAGCCGATGATGCTCCCCCCCGGGTTGCGGGAATAGCGCATGTTGGTGAGCGGGGTGGCCACCTCGACGACCTCGATGTGCTCCCGGAGCCCGGGGGCCACGCGCTCCGCCAGCTCCAGGACGCGCTCCGCCACCCGCTCCTTGGCCTCGAAGTAGCGCTCCGGGGGCAGCCTCAGCCACGGCTCGGCGTTGGCGATGCAGGTGCACACGATGCAGG
This window contains:
- a CDS encoding FAD-binding oxidoreductase, whose product is MLDVICGYYCSPPSRISFLTYALGTVSYLRFGPWHVKGKSQALSQAFMDRIEEMGGEVWLRNGASRLLVDKGRVRGVVAQDGTEILCPVVVSNASPYVTCLQLLGRENTPDWYLRRLGAWSAGASTVNLYLGVDRPCRDLGLTHHETFYSDGFDVDGNWRRMQAGEVMEPSDIAVTAYNAVDEEFSPPGTSCIVCTCIANAEPWLRLPPERYFEAKERVAERVLELAERVAPGLREHIEVVEVATPLTNMRYSRNPGGSIIGFDENFAGTGLTRMPAMGPVEGLYFAGAWVNIGGGYEPSLYSGYLTARQVLKDLEKGGPSAEALTRLRADLEKQVEGVELRETPNIVVERALSSLHPDRVRLRVAEVIQETESTRTLRMEAAEGKLPSFRAGQYVNLFCEIDGVLTSRPYSISSPPGRDYWDLTVRRVENGFVSDYLLDRVGVGDTFLSTGPAGSFYPEPLTDTREQVFLAGGSGITPFASIIRERAERGGPFRIHLLYGSRNPGDVIFGEELRELAEGEDWFRMDLVISEPPEGYAGLCGLLDKDTISCLVENPQEKTFFLCGPAPLYPLCTEALLSLGVPRRRIKREAYGPLQDITTEPGWPGADPEALFTVTEERTGRTFSARCGEPPHVFPGEGRPHRGGPVPGRGVQRVPHQARGGEGLRPREGAQALGGREGRLHPPLHVLPPLRPEDKDLSPRGPNLFLATPGVCGNGRGVAKQV
- a CDS encoding PAS domain S-box protein, with the translated sequence MADEENAGKKGHPGDSREELLKRLRESEERYRLVFEHTPIGVFYYDCDMVITDCNRRFVEMMGSSRERIIGLDMHQLRDQGPVPAIAEALEGREGTFIGRYESTTGTGRIWASLRTAPLRDREGRIIGGVGIVEDITERVNMQRQLEERERFLRRLTDNMLDLISQVDVEGRFVYLSPSNQKVLGYKPEELIGTHVFELVHPEDLPRVTAAYRDSEKKLAPGRVEFRARRADGGYLWVESVGNPLFDEEGNLLGAIFVTRDISERKKMQERLERLNRCFLELGPESLLNIVTLVDAAREILEPALVVYGRVDRGRYQVYVSADPTWKGSASKDDGGQGGPSDVPRAGGGSFREVEAPEEMVCYRVVREQRETPVCYEDLEPADYFRLGLPEGAKGLRSFLGYPVRVEGRVVGCLGAFRDRPGPFEPEEAYLLGMVARAVAGEEARLAHREELRDFMDIASHELRHPMTIIKGYTSTLRKYLERMDHKAVRSMLGDIESGVDKMERMIYQLLDAARLERGRISLEMEEVDPARLAADLLEEARARWPENPFTLCAPAGLPSVRADLEKLGQVLVILLENAVKYSPPGSPVEVEIGPGEEGEVVFSVLDRGPGIAEGEWEKVFERFYQADGPRKRPTHGLGLGLYIARRMVEAHGGRIWYEPREGGGSCFRFTVRTARAG
- a CDS encoding NAD(P)/FAD-dependent oxidoreductase is translated as MADYDVVVIGAGCGGVSAGAVLAGQGRKVLVLEQSDLVGGCCSTFEREGFRFDLGASIVEVISPIEEAFRRLGTTFQQEVDLIPCDPVYACVLRDGTKVTIPRSLEGTEEALSRLSEADGKNYQKFAGRMGGFLAETRKGFFTSPMNGFGDLLRVFARTPGLLKYRELFTGSYQGVLSRYFKDSRVLETMSFQAWYVGLPPELAPGVFAILGYSEHEGVWYPRGGMVSIPGALARCGKERGMELRLGAAAKRVLVSGGRVRGVVLEDGTEITCHAVVSDINARTLYLDLVGEEHLPPLVRYGIRSYQPSISAIMLCLGVDYEPPLNAHHTIITAPLEEMNDYWWNSCLRGLLPREQFGLVCWPTMSDPSLAPEGHHVLNVILMGPYRLERTDWDREKRGFLEEAVAWLSRKAVPGLEEHVKVAEILTPLDYERRLRNPGGAIYGLQQDLSAQIVFRPRSRSRAVKGLYLAGASTHPGGGVPTTIGSGIIAADLVDRYE